The genomic segment gccggcgcaccctgcgcgcggcgccaggcggccaaagtgggttctgccgagcccggtgcgaagcgcggtggacatctgcagtgtgctggtccgattgcggactgtgtgcgttgaggatgcgccgccgcccggcactcggcgtcgcgacgccgtctgctgctcggtcgcccccagcggttctcgcaggtggtttgtatcgcagctctgcggacgtgttggcgcgtgcgctgtgctgggagagttcgcttctgcacccaagtggggctttgcccttctgtggcgctggcgttggagctgccggtcaccgtaggtggcgcgtgttgtttcccgccggcaatgccacgacagcacgctcccgggcctctgtcggcagcggcaagctcagttgggagcacgggtgttcgcactgaaagcgtctactcgcccatctccgggcgattgcgcctctctcgaacccgaccaagtacttaggacggcgctgcgcgccgccgggacctgagagggtttcgaggtgtatcgtgcaggggagctcagcctcctcctgtttgcagaataattgagcggacgcttgcgtgttcgcgcgggccctcgggacacactcccgggcggccggctgctcagctctcgttgacgcagctccctggttgatcctgccagtagtcatatgcttgtctcaaagattaagccatgcatgtctcagtacaagccgcattaaggtgaaaccgcgaatggctcattaaatcagttatggttccttagatcgtacccacgttacttggataactgtggtaattctagagctaatacatgcaaacagagtcccgaccagagatggaagggacgcttttattagatcaaaaccaatcggattggctcgtctggtccgtttgccttggtgactctgaataactttgggctgatcgcacggtcctcgtaccggcgacgcatctttcaaatgtctgccttatcaactgtcgatggtaggttctgcgcctaccatggttgtaacgggtaacggggaatcagggttcgattccggagagggagcctgagaaacggctaccacatccaaggaaggcagcaggcgcgcaaattacccactcccggcacggggaggtagtgacgaaaaataacgatacgggactcatccgaggccccgtaatcggaatgagtacactttaaatcctttaacgagtatctattggagggcaagtctggtgccagcagccgcggtaattccagctccaatagcgtatattaaagttgttgcggttaaaaagctcgtagttggatttgtgtcccacgctgttggttcaccgcccgtcggtgtttaactggcatgtatcgtgggacgtcctgccggtggggcgagccgaaggcgtgcttgcgcgtcccgaggcggaccccgttgaaatcctaccagggtgctcttagttgagtgtctcggtgggccggcacgtttactttgaacaaattagagtgcttaaagcaggcaagcccgcctgaatactgtgtgcatggaataatggaataggacctcggttctattttgttggttttcggaacccgaggtaatgattaatagggacaggcgggggcattcgtattgcgacgttagaggtgaaattcttggatcgtccgcaagacgaacagaagcgaaagcatttgccaagtatgttttcattaatcaagaacgaaagttagaggttcgaaggcgatcagataccgccctagttctaaccataaacgatgccagccagcgatccgccgcagttcctccgatgactcggcgggcagcctccgggaaaccaaagcttttgggttccgggggaagtatggttgcaaagctgaaacttaaaggaattgacggaagggcaccaccaggagtggagcctgcggcttaatttgactcaacacgggaaacctcaccaggcccggacaccggaaggattgacagattgatagctctttcttgattcggtgggtggtggtgcatggccgttcttagttggtggagcgatttgtctggttaattccgataacgaacgagactctagcctgctaactagtcgcgtgacatccttcgtgctgtcagcgattacttttcttcttagagggacaggcggcttctagccgcacgagattgagcaataacaggtctgtgatgcccttagatgttctgggccgcacgcgcgctacactgaaggaatcagcgtgtcttcctaggccgaaaggtcggggtaacccgctgaacctccttcgtgctagggattggggcttgcaattgttccccatgaacgaggaattcccagtaagcgcgagtcataagctcgcgttgattacgtccctgccctttgtacacaccgcccgtcgctactaccgattgaatgatttagtgaggtcttcggactggtacgcggcatcgactctgtcgttgccgatgctaccggaaagatgaccaaacttgatcatttagaggaagtaaaagtcgtaacaaggtttccgtaggtgaacctgcggaaggatcattaccgactagactgcatgtctttcgatgtgcgtgtcgtgtcgcgcaacacgctacctgtacggcagtagccgtgcgccgcgtgcggaaccacgcgtgcctctcaaaactagcgcaagtgttgttgtgtggtacgagcgctgaagctctggagcggctggcctgcggcacctggcgcctggcgccggttttgaatgactttcgcccgagtgcctgtccgctccggtgtggagccgtacgacgcccatcggccgtcaggccgttggacacaaagtaatggaacaggggccgtcaaacgcctcagtcccgcctctgcaactgtcttgaaagagacggtggagaactgaaaagataaagatcacccaggacggtggatcactcggctcgtgggtcgatgaagaacgcagcaaattgcgcgtcgacatgtgaactgcaggacacatgaacatcgacgtttcgaacgcacattgcggtccatggattccgttcccgggccacgtctgctgagggtcggctacgtatactgaagcgcgcggcgtttgtcccgcttcgggcgcctgggagtgtcgtggtcgcctgtgtggccggccgcgtctccttaaacgtgcgatgcgcgcccgtcgcctggcggttcgcataccggtgctttctcggtagcgtgcacagccggctggcggtgtggcgtgcgacacctcgtacaacgacctcagagcaggcgagactacccgctgaatttaagcatattactaagcggaggaaaagaaactaacaaggattcccccagtagcggcgagcgaacagggaagagtccagcaccgaaccccgcaggctgccgcctgtcgtggcatgtggtgttcgggagggtccactaccccgacgcctcgcgccgagcccaagtccaacttgaatgaggccacggcccgtagagggtgccaggcccgtagcggccggtgcgagcgtcggcgggacctctccttcgagtcgggttgcttgagagtgcagctccaagtgggtggtaaactccatctgagactaaatatgaccacgagaccgatagcgaacaagtaccgtgagggaaagttgaaaagaactttgaagagagagttcaaaagtacgtgaaaccgttctggggtaaacgtgagaagtccgaaaggtcgaacgggtgagattcacgcccatccggccactggccccccgccctcggcagatggggccggccgcccgcgcggagcaatccgcggcggggtcgtgtccggttgcctttccactcgccgcggggtggggccgttccggtgtgcggtgggccgcacttctcccctagtaggacgtcgcgacccgctgggtgccggcctacggcccgggtgcgcagcctgtccttccgcgggcctcggttcgcgtctgttgggcagagccccggtgtcctggctggctgctcggcggtatatctggaggagtcgattcgcccctttgggcgctcgggctcccggcaagcgcgcgcggttcttcccggatgacggacctacctggcccggccccggacccgcgccgctgttggctcgggatgctctcgggcggaataatcgctcccgtcagcggcgcttcagctttggacaatttcacgacccgtcttgaaacacggaccaaggagtctaacatgtgcgcgagtcattgggctgtacgaaacctaaaggcgtaatgaaagtgaaggtctcgccttgcgcgggccgagggaggatggggcttccccgcccttcacggggcggcggcctccgcactcccggggcgtctcgtcctcattgcgaggtgaggcgcacctagagcgtacacgttgggacccgaaagatggtgaactatgcctggccaggacgaagtcaggggaaaccctgatggaggtccgtagcgattctgacgtgcaaatcgatcgtcggagctgggtataggggcgaaagactaatcgaaccatctagtagctggttccctccgaagtttccctcaggatagctggtgctcgtacgagtctcatccggtaaagcgaatgattagaggccttggggccgaaacgacctcaacctattctcaaactttaaatgggtgagatctccggcttgcttgatatgctgaagccgcgagcaaacgactcggatcggtagtgccaagtgggccacttttggtaagcagaactggcgctgtgggatgaaccaaacgccgagttaaggcgcccgaatcgacgctcatgggaaaccatgaaaggcgttggttgcttaagacagcaggacggtggccatggaagtcggaatccgctaaggagtgtgtaacaactcacctgccgaagcaactagccctgaaaatggatggcgctgaagcgtcgtgcctatactcggccgtcagtctggcagtcatggccggtcctcgcggccggccgcgaagccctgacgagtaggagggtcgcggcggtgggcgcagaagggtctggcgtgagcctgcctggagccgccgtcggtgcagatcttggtggtagtagcaaatactccagcgaggccctggagggctgacgcggagaagggtttcgtgtgaacagccgttgcacacgagtcagtcgatcctaagccctaggagaaatccgatgttgatgggggccgtcatagcatgatgcactttgtgctggcccccgttgggcgaaaggggaatccggttcctattccggaacccggcagcggaaccgatacaagtcgggcccctcttttagagatgctcgtcggggtaacccaaaaggacccggagacgccgtcgggagatcggggaagagttttcttttctgcatgagcgttcgagttccctggaatcctctagcagggagatagggtttggaacgcgaagagcaccgcagttgcggcggtgtcccgatcttcccctcggaccttgaaaatccgggagagggccacgtggaggtgtcgcgccggttcgtacccatatccgcagcaggtctccaaggtgaagagcctctagtcgatagaataatgtaggtaagggaagtcggcaaattggatccgtaacttcgggataaggattggctctgaggatcggggcgtgtcgggcttggtcgggaagtgggtcagcgctaacgtgccgggcctgggcgaggtgagtgccgtaggggtgccggtaagtgcgggcgtttagcgcgggcgtggtctgctctcgccgttggttggcctcgtgctggccggcggtgcaggatgcgcgcgcctgcgcggcgttcgcgccccggtgcttcaacctgcgttgcaggatccgagctcggtcccgtgccttggcctcccacggatcttccttgctgcgaggccgcgtccgccttagcgtgctcctccgggggcgcgcgggtgcgcggattctcttcggccgccattcaacgatcaactcagaactggcacggactgggggaatccgactgtctaattaaaacaaagcattgcgatggccctagcgggtgttgacgcaatgtgatttctgcccagtgctctgaatgtcaacgtgaagaaattcaagcaagcgcgggtaaacggcggggagtaactatgactctcttaaggtagccaaatgcctcgtcatctaattagtgacgcgcatgaatggattaacgagattccgctgtccctatctactatctagcgaaaccactgccaagggaacgggcttggaaaaattagcggggaaagaagaccctgttgagcttgactctagtctggcactgtgaggtgacatgagaggtgtagcataagtgggagatggcaacatcgccggtgaaataccactactttcattgtttctttacttactcggttaggcggaggcgcgtgcgtcgtggtataacaacccggcgtcacggtgttctcgagccaagcgtgttagggttgcgttcgcgccgcggctccgtgtccgtgcgccacggcgtgcggtgcgtgtgggtgcaagcctgcgcgtgccgtgcgtcccgtgtgcgtcggcgcgtccgcgtgtgcggcgcagtttactccctcgcgtgatccgattcgaggacactgccaggcggggagtttgactggggcggtacatctgtcaaagaataacgcaggtgtcctaaggccagctcagcgaggacagaaacctcgcgtagagcaaaagggcaaaagctggcttgatcccgatgttcagtacgcatagggactgcgaaagcacggcctatcgatccttttggcttggagagtttccagcaagaggtgtcagaaaagttaccacagggataactggcttgtggcggccaagcgttcatagcgacgtcgctttttgatccttcgatgtcggctcttcctatcattgcgaagcagaattcgccaagcgttggattgttcacccactaatagggaacgtgagctgggtttagaccgtcgtgagacaggttagttttaccctactgatgactgtgtcgttgcgatagtaatcctgctcagtacgagaggaaccgcaggttcggacatttggttcacgcactcggccgagcggccggtggtgcgaagctaccatccgtgggattaagcctgaacgcctctaaggccgaatcccgtctagccattgtggcaacgatatcgctaaggagtcccgagggtcgaaaggctcgaaagtacgtgactttactaggcgcggtcgacccacgtggcgccgcgccgtacgggcccaacttgtttgccggacggggcactcgggcggcgctgtctgggatctgttcccggcgccgccctgcccctaccggtcgaccatgggtgtctatatttcgatgtcgggactcggaatcgtctgtagacgacttaggtaccgggcggggtgttgtactcggtagagcagttgccacgctgcgatctgttgagactcagccctagcttgggggattcgtcttgtcgcgagacgagacccccgcggctgggcgccaggggcacgtgtgcctttggctttgtttttgtttttttttttattttgtctcccgtacccctgggcgtatcggttgggccgggaggccacccacccacccacccacccacccacccacccacccacccactccgctgcattcggtgcggcgggctgaggcgtatcggttttgcggccgcctccccctcccccgcccccgcacaaccaccccctctcccttgttcccctggcgtgggtgctgcgatgggtgccgcctccgtgcgcgcgggagcggcgggggcggcgtcggcggccgggcgcgcagtgtactgccgcactacagcatatcgctttgtctgccaggcgggcgtcgcgtggaggcggcggcggcgtcgcgtgggtgccgtgcggcgccgcgtggtaacgtagcgcccaaccgcagtgcggtgaactacaatacctccacaccatggatgtgaaataaaatataataacacatgatgctccgcaagaaaatagacttgggatagggtgtgtcgttggcaagtccccggggcggttagtgtgggtggtgataagtccgtaggaggggagccacctgtgcgaatgtcggtaaactagtttcgcatgtggcccacagactgtgcctccatctacaggaatctcccgagactaggtccggcgcagaacacggccacctactggtccgtcccgacgacgataccgccctctatgagacggccggcggactatgatgtcgatgtcgcctacagcgcccgcttgacgacccagagtaaaacgcctgctgcaccccctcttcacggcaggtgacgcaaatcgagtcaaaagtggtggaccgacggtcactccagccgcacctgtgaatgcgccacccccaccgcccgactcgcaactcgagcggatgtacggcggacttttcccgcaatcgtacattgcagtccacccctatatcttccacttcatgaagagttatctcccaaaagccaaagtcccgctgtcccaatacatgctctggacggcgggccgcgagacgtgacgcccggtggcaaagagtgcgccgctgaggatatagagggtccgtccccccgcacagtggtgacggtgtgcgggtagtgtttccgacaccgcttcctgcggtggcaacgctggggcagagtcgatactcgcccactggtggaaggtaagcattctgctttacatcagtacataactaatatttcagtcgtctgacgtccctgcttagtaaatgatgcaggaccacatacatagatgatacatactgtaaactggggaggacagtgtgaaccgcactcgacccagtcaccctatctcacagtccactctgtgtgtaacaaagcgaaagcaccaaagcactatcgttcaacaacatccattttatcctcgctgccacaggacactatccaaagaacgacaagaggaacgtcacgtccactaataagacagaatgtctcacaccacccgcaaacaacgcagctcaaatcagccagcaacacccacagtggtccacccagtatcaacacaggacgcaacgccacgccacaacacaaaaggtacaagtaataaaataccctttggccacactccttataaaggcatcgaaccaacccaccacctgacaccagccaaacgtacatcctgatttgacacatctctggcaacctaacccacgttggcccttaacctaacccacgttggcccttaacctaacccacgttggcccttaacctaacccacgttggcccttaacctaacccacgttggcccttaacctaacccacgttggcccttaacctaacccacgttggcccttaacctaacccacgttggcccttaacctaacccacgttggcccttaacctaacccacgttggcccttaacctaacccacgttggcccttaacctaacccacgttggcccttaacctaacccacgttggcccttaacctaacccacgttggcccttaacctaacccacgttggcccttaacctaacccacgttggcccttaacctaacccacgttggccccttaacctaacccacgttggcccttaacctaacccacgttggccccttaacctaacccacgttggcaccttaacccaagttacgctgcaccttaacccaagttacgctgcaccttaacccaagttacgctgcaccttaacccaagttacgctgcaccttaacccaagttacgctgcaccttaacccaagttacgctgcaccttaacccaagttacgctgcaccttaacccaagttacgctgcaccttaacccaagttacgctgcaccttaacccaagttacgctgcaccttaacccaagttacgctgcaccttaacccaagttacgctgcaccttaacccaagttacgctgcaccttaacccaagttacgctgcaccttaacccaagttacgctgcaccttaacccaagttacgctgcaccttaacccaagttacgctgcaccttaacccaagttacgctgcaccttaacccaagttacgctgcaccttaacccaagttacgctgcaccttaacccaagttacgctgcaccttaacccaagttacgctgcaccttaacccaagttacgctgcaccttaacccaagttacgctgcaccttaacccaagttacgctgcaccttaacccaagttacgctgcaccttaacccaagttacgctgcaccttaacccaagttacgctgcaccttaacctaacttacgctgcaccttaacctaacttacgctgcaccttaacctaacttacgctgcaccttaacctaacttacgctgcaccttaacctaacttacgctgcaccttaacctaacttacactgcaccttaactgtcacatgtaacgtcacaggaatgtagctttgcctaacagcaaccctctgaacatagttcaacactagatcgcgtgttggtgtcatgtgtatttcttgatgccatggtgcgtaccctcacataaaggtctttcgagtgttgcgtactttctacacagtcccgctaaccactggaagggtgtaccgctacagaacgaatatcgccctcccctcctgcccttccaagctggtcggtcaggcgtttgtttgtgaaatgagccttgcagctgttcagttgcattcggttgtcgatgcagtcagtgtacgttgtggtacggcctgtgtggactgtccgctgatgtacgcgtaacccacactgatcatccgtcgttacgtactgagtgacataatgtggcacatgcttgaccgtacaccggctgcgccctacaatggcgaatcataagggccatatgttgtgcacgatgctacttgtctcgtctccccattacagcgagattgcactgttgtacgccgtacagacatgtggtaggtaggtacggacgaaagtattgcatgttggcccccccccccccccctcctccctctgccgggaatcagcgtgagccgtctgttgatgtagcgacgagggttttcctatttaatcgtattgccccacacaacatgatagcacggtggaccgcgttccacatctgcgacatgctacagaggccggttgacagtcgaccgcgcaagggacattgcacacgtgcgcggaccatctt from the Schistocerca gregaria isolate iqSchGreg1 unplaced genomic scaffold, iqSchGreg1.2 ptg000498l, whole genome shotgun sequence genome contains:
- the LOC126313689 gene encoding uncharacterized protein LOC126313689, with protein sequence MRSLSRGGGRGQSVALCRVRSLPRLQKHSRIPPVRASSELIVEWRPKRIRATGAPPEEHAKADAASQQGRSVGGQGTGPSSDPARRLKHRGANAAQARASCTAGQHEANQRREQTTPALNARTYRHPYGTHLAQARHVSADPLPDQARHAPILRANPYPEVTDPICRLPLPTLFYRLEALHLGDLLRIWVRTGATPPRGPLPDFQGPRGRSGHRRNCGALRVPNPISLLEDSRELERSCRKENSSPISRRRLRVLLGYPDEHL